In one Bombyx mori chromosome 22, ASM3026992v2 genomic region, the following are encoded:
- the CPR146 gene encoding collagen isoform X1: MGPGIMIKFCILAVLALSLVSADKPKTETTSTTAKKATEVPAKKTVEVPLKKASEVPVKKASEVPTKKPHVEPAREGRQLSPYPGQQDNEVVVDIQDDEKKQYYETNYDTSAYGFGYDVGPNGQFHHENRGPDGVVYGCYGYVDTEGYLRATHYVADSHGYRVVEPEKPVEVFPDEKYEYDENYEPTPSATGQTIPWNKLFFPQGCGRTPGGVPPQPFKPKPKPKPPVDSTGQTSNPSPGVAYPGQGPNGPYGPGGSGGSGGPGGPGGPNGPYGPGGPGGPNGPYGPGGTGGPNGPYGPGGQDGSYRPDGSYGPDGSYQPEGSYGPDGSWQGGYYPGTPGSPGTPGSPGSPGSPGSPGTPGSPGTPGTPGSGGGYYPGQDGTGGPTGPSGGGGGYYPGSPGSPGTPGTPGTPGTPGGPGGPGGPGGPGGPGGPNGPNGPGGSDGGQYYPALPGSPGTPGSPGTPGGPGGPGGPGGPGGPGGPGGPGGPDQPSYPGQPGQPGTPGYPGQPGYPGQPGTPGQPGTPGQPGYPGQGGQPINPGQPGYPGQPGQPGYPGQPGQPGTPGQPGTPGQPGTPGQPGQPGYPGTPGQPGQSGYPGQGGPQQGGQPINPSQPGYPGQPGQPGYPGQPGQPGTPGQPGTPGQPGTPGQPGQPGTPGQPGTPGQPGQGGQPIKPGQSGYPGQSGQPGYPGQPGQPGTPGQPGTPGQPGQPGQPGTPGQPGTPGQPSYPGQGGQPIKPGQPGYPGQPGQPGYPGQAGQPGTPGYPGQPGTTGQPGTPGQPSYPGQGGQPIKPGQPGYPGQPGQPGYPGQPGQPGTPGQPGTPGQPGTPGQPGTPGQPGQPGYPGQGGQPVNPAQPGYPGQPGQPGYPGQPGQPGTPGQPGTPGQPGTPGQPGQPGYPGQGGQPVNPAQPGYPGQPSQPGYPGQPGQPGTPGQPGTPGQPGQPGTPGQPGQPGYPGQGGQPIKPGQTGYPGQPGQPGYPGQPGQPGTPGQPGTPGQPGQPGYPGQGGQPIKPGQTGYPGQPGQPGYPGQPGQPGTPGQPGQPGQPGTPGQPGTPGQPGQPGYPGQGGQPVNPAQPGYPGQPGQPGYPGQPGQPGTPGQPGTPGQPGTPGQPGQPGYPGQGGQPVNPAQPGYPGQPSQPGYPGQLGQPGTPGQPGQPGTPGQPGTPGQPGQPGYPGQGGQPINPTQPGSPGQLGQPGYPGQPGQPGTPGQPGQPGTPGQPGTPGQPGQGGQPIKPGQSGYPGQPGQPGYPGQSGQPGTPGQPGTPGQPGQPGQPGTPGQPGQPGQPGTPGQPGYPGQGGPQQGGQPMNPSQPGYPGQPGPPGYPGQPGQPGQPGQPGTPGQPGQPGYPGQGGQPIKPGQTGYPGQPGQPGYPGQPGQPGTPGQPGTPGQPGQPGYPGQGGQPIKPGQTGYPGQPGQPGYPGQPGQPGTPGQPGQPGQPGTPGQPGQPGYPGQGGPQQGGQPMNPSQPGYPGQPGQPGYPGQPGQPGQTGTPGQPGQPGYPGQGGQPIKPGQPGYPGQPGQGGPQQSGQPMNPSQPGYPGQPGQPGYPGQPGQPGQPGQPGQPGQPGTAGQPGYPGQGGQQQGGQPINPSQPGYPSHPGQPGYPGQPGQPGQPGQPGTPGQPGQPGYPGQGGQPIKPGQPGYPGQPGQPGYPGQPGQPGAPGQPGQPGQPVQPGTPGQAGQPGYPGQGGQPIKPAQPGHPGQPGQPGQPGTPGQPGQPGYPGQPGQPGQPGQPGQQGYPGQGGPQQGGQPINPSQPGYPGQSGQPGYPGQPVQPGQPGQPGTPGEPGQPGTPGQPGYPGQGGPQQGGQPMNPSQPEYPSQPGQPGQPGTPGQAGHPGQPGHPGAPGQPGYPGQPGQPGAPGQAGYPGQGGPQQGGQPINPSQPGHPGQPGQPGQPGQPGKPGQPGTPGQPGAPGQPGTPGQPGYPGQNGPQQGGQPIKPDQPGYPGQPGAPGQPGTPGQPGQPGTPGQPGYPGQGGPQQGGQPINPDQPGQPGPPGYPGQGGQPINPSQSGYPGQPGQGGDSVSSGTGVQPPTYVPSTQMPPFPIYVIPFPLPIVPSPGSCPCYLLNPGNNGTATNEMQASSHPANGQSQGYAPYGIIGFIPVVFVPYCPGNGSAMNTAQQNFPQAVPVQYNCAQCQANRDVYRFAGRHNGARAFKELKELKSLDELNDLIRNRIKPTKRTLRQIAAHPKILETKH, from the exons ATGGGACCCGGAATAATGATTAAATTTTGTATCTTG GCGGTGCTAGCATTGTCACTGGTTAGCGCCGATAAGCCAAAAACTGAGACAACTTCAACGACCGCGAAAAAGGCAACTGAAGTACCCGCGAAGAAGACAGTCGAAGTACCTTTGAAGAAGGCATCTGAAGTGCCCGTGAAGAAGGCATCAGAAGTGCCAACAAAGAAGCCCCATGTAGAACCCGCGCGTGAAGGAAGGCAGTTGAGTCCTTACCCTGGACAACAAGACAACGAAGTGGTGGTCGACATTCAGGACGACGAAAAGAAGCAGTACTACGAAACCAACTATGAcacaa GTGCGTATGGTTTCGGATACGATGTCGGCCCAAACGGACAGTTTCATCACGAGAACCGCGGTCCCGATGGTGTCGTCTACGGATGTTATGGTTACGTCGACACCGAGGGCTACCTCCGCGCCACCCACTACGTTGCCGACAGCCACGGCTACCGAGTCGTAGAACCAGAAAAACCTGTCGAAGTTTTCCCCGATGAGAAATACGAATATGACGAAAA ttacgAACCCACGCCATCCGCGACGGGTCAAACCATTCCGTGGAATAAGTTATTCTTCCCCCAGGGATGCGGTCGCACTCCTGGCGGAGTTCCACCCCAACCGTTCAAACcaaaacctaaacctaaaccccCTGTAGATAGCACCGGACAAACTAGCAACCCCAGTCCTGGCGTCGCATACCCTGGTCAAG gcCCTAATGGCCCTTACGGTCCTGGCGGCTCCGGCGGCTCCGGCGGCCCTGGTGGTCCCGGAGGACCAAATGGACCTTACGGACCTGGTGGTCCCGGAGGACCAAATGGACCTTACGGACCCGGCGGTACTGGCGGACCTAATGGTCCTTATGGCCCAGGTGGTCAAGATGGCTCATACAGACCAGACGGCTCCTACGGTCCAGACGGATCTTATCAACCGGAAGGTTCCTACGGACCCGACGGATCAT GGCAAGGTGGTTACTATCCTGGCACTCCTGGATCGCCTGGAACTCCTGGGTCGCCTGGCAGCCCTGGATCCCCTGGTAGCCCGGGTACTCCTGGTTCTCCAGGCACACCAGGAACACCTGGTTCAGGCGGTGGATACTATCCTGGACAAGACGGAACAG GGGGACCGACTGGTCCTTCAGGCGGGGGAGGTGGCTACTATCCAGGTAGTCCCGGCAGTCCTGGAACCCCCGGCACTCCAGGCACACCCGGAACACcag GTGGCCCTGGGGGTCCAGGTGGACCAGGTGGACCAGGTGGTCCAGGAGGGCCAAACGGTCCAAATGGGCCTGGAGGATCTGACGGCGGTCAATATTATCCTGCACTGCCCGGTAGTCCCGGTACACCCGGCTCCCCAGGCACTCCTGGTGGACCTGGTGGACCTGGTGGTCCCGGAGGCCCTGGGGGACCAGGCGGCCCAGGCGGCCCGGGAGGTccag ATCAACCAAGCTACCCTGGACAGCCAGGACAGCCTGGTACACCAGGATATCCAGGACAACCAGGATACCCAGGACAACCCGGTACACCAGGACAACCAGGAACACCAGGCCAGCCAGGCTATCCAGGACAAGGTGGACAACCTATAAATCCTGGTCAACCAGGATACCCAGGCCAGCCCGGACAACCAGGATACCCGGGACAACCAGGTCAGCCAGGAACACCAGGACAACCCGGAACGCCTGGACAACCAGGAACGCCAGGACAACCAGGACAACCCGGCTATCCAGGAACTCCTGGGCAACCAGGGCAATCCGGATATCCAGGACAGGGTGGACCACAACAGGGAGGTCAGCCTATAAATCCTAGTCAACCCGGATACCCAGGTCAACCAGGACAACCTGGATATCCAGGCCAGCCCGGACAACCAGGAACACCAGGTCAACCCGGAACACCAGGTCAGCCTGGAACACCAGGACAACCAGGACAGCCCGGAACACCAGGACAACCAGGAACACCAGGACAACCAGGACAAGGTGGACAACCGATAAAACCTGGTCAGTCTGGATACCCAGGCCAGTCAGGTCAACCAGGATATCCAGGACAACCAGGACAGCCAGGAACACCAGGCCAGCCCGGAACACCAGGGCAGCCAGGTCAACCGGGACAGCCAGGGACTCCAGGCCAGCCCGGAACACCAGGGCAGCCAAGCTATCCAGGACAAGGTGGACAACCTATAAAGCCTGGTCAGCCAGGATACCCAGGTCAGCCAGGCCAGCCGGGATACCCAGGACAAGCAGGACAGCCAGGAACACCAGGATACCCAGGACAGCCAGGGACTACAGGCCAGCCCGGAACACCAGGGCAGCCAAGCTATCCAGGACAAGGTGGACAACCTATAAAGCCTGGTCAGCCAGGATACCCAGGTCAGCCAGGCCAGCCGGGATACCCAGGACAACCAGGACAGCCAGGAACACCAGGACAGCCAGGAACACCAGGACAGCCAGGAACACCAGGCCAGCCCGGAACACCAGGACAACCAGGTCAACCAGGCTACCCAGGACAAGGTGGACAGCCTGTAAATCCTGCTCAGCCGGGATACCCAGGACAGCCAGGTCAGCCAGGATACCCAGGACAACCAGGACAGCCAGGAACTCCAGGACAGCCCGGAACACCAGGACAGCCCGGAACACCAGGACAACCAGGTCAACCAGGCTACCCAGGACAAGGTGGACAGCCTGTAAATCCTGCTCAGCCGGGATACCCAGGTCAGCCAAGTCAGCCGGGATACCCAGGACAACCAGGACAGCCAGGAACACCAGGACAGCCAGGAACACCAGGACAACCAGGGCAGCCCGGAACACCAGGACAACCAGGTCAACCAGGCTACCCAGGACAAGGTGGACAGCCTATAAAGCCTGGTCAGACAGGATACCCAGGTCAGCCAGGCCAGCCGGGATACCCAGGACAACCAGGCCAGCCAGGAACACCAGGACAGCCAGGAACACCAGGACAGCCAGGCCAACCAGGCTACCCAGGACAAGGTGGACAGCCTATAAAGCCTGGTCAGACAGGATACCCAGGTCAGCCAGGCCAGCCGGGATACCCAGGACAACCAGGACAGCCAGGAACACCAGGACAGCCAGGCCAACCGGGACAACCCGGTACACCAGGCCAGCCCGGAACACCAGGACAACCAGGTCAACCAGGCTACCCAGGACAAGGTGGACAGCCTGTAAATCCTGCTCAGCCGGGATACCCAGGACAGCCAGGTCAGCCAGGATACCCAGGACAACCAGGACAGCCAGGAACTCCAGGACAGCCCGGAACACCAGGACAGCCCGGAACACCAGGACAACCAGGTCAACCAGGCTACCCAGGACAAGGTGGACAGCCTGTAAATCCTGCTCAGCCGGGATACCCAGGTCAGCCAAGTCAGCCGGGATACCCAGGACAACTAGGACAACCAGGAACTCCAGGACAACCAGGACAGCCCGGAACACCAGGACAGCCCGGAACACCAGGACAACCAGGTCAACCAGGCTACCCAGGACAAGGTGGACAGCCTATAAATCCTACTCAGCCGGGATCCCCAGGTCAGCTAGGTCAGCCAGGATACCCAGGACAACCAGGACAGCCAGGTACTCCAGGACAACCAGGTCAACCAGGAACACCAGGACAACCAGGAACACCAGGACAACCAGGACAAGGTGGACAACCGATAAAACCTGGTCAGTCTGGATACCCAGGCCAGCCAGGTCAACCAGGATACCCAGGACAATCAGGACAGCCAGGTACACCAGGCCAGCCCGGAACACCAGGGCAGCCAGGACAACCGGGGCAGCCAGGAACACCAGGACAGCCAGGTCAACCGGGACAGCCCGGTACACCAGGACAACCAGGCTATCCAGGACAAGGTGGACCACAACAGGGCGGTCAACCCATGAATCCTAGTCAACCTGGATACCCCGGCCAACCAGGGCCACCCGGATACCCAGGACAACCAGGTCAACCAGGACAACCAGGGCAGCCCGGAACACCAGGACAACCAGGTCAACCAGGCTACCCAGGACAAGGTGGACAGCCTATAAAGCCTGGTCAGACAGGATACCCAGGTCAACCAGGCCAGCCGGGATACCCAGGACAACCAGGCCAGCCAGGAACACCAGGACAGCCAGGAACACCAGGACAGCCAGGCCAACCAGGCTACCCAGGACAAGGTGGACAGCCTATAAAGCCTGGTCAGACAGGATACCCAGGTCAGCCAGGCCAGCCGGGATACCCAGGACAACCAGGACAGCCAGGAACACCAGGACAGCCAGGCCAACCGGGACAACCCGGTACACCAGGACAGCCAGGACAACCAGGCTATCCAGGACAAGGTGGACCACAACAGGGCGGTCAACCCATGAATCCTAGTCAACCTGGATACCCCGGCCAACCAGGACAACCAGGATACCCAGGACAACCAGGACAACCAGGCCAGACCGGAACACCAGGACAACCAGGTCAACCAGGCTACCCAGGACAAGGTGGACAACCTATAAAGCCTGGTCAGCCAGGATACCCAGGTCAGCCAGGACAAGGTGGACCACAACAGAGCGGTCAACCAATGAATCCTAGTCAACCTGGATACCCCGGCCAACCAGGACAACCAGGATACCCAGGACAACCAGGTCAACCAGGACAACCTGGACAACCGGGTCAACCGGGGCAGCCCGGTACAGCAGGACAACCAGGCTATCCCGGACAAGGTGGACAACAACAGGGCGGTCAGCCCATTAATCCTAGTCAACCTGGATACCCCAGCCATCCAGGACAACCAGGATACCCAGGACAACCAGGTCAACCAGGACAACCAGGCCAGCCCGGAACACCAGGACAACCAGGTCAACCAGGCTACCCAGGACAAGGTGGACAGCCTATAAAGCCTGGTCAGCCAGGATACCCAGGTCAGCCAGGCCAGCCGGGATACCCTGGACAACCAGGACAGCCAGGAGCACCAGGCCAACCGGGTCAGCCAGGACAACCAGTGCAGCCCGGAACACCAGGACAAGCAGGTCAACCAGGCTACCCAGGACAAGGTGGACAACCTATAAAGCCTGCTCAGCCGGGACACCCAGGCCAGCCTGGACAACCAGGGCAGCCCGGAACACCAGGACAACCAGGTCAACCAGGATACCCAGGGCAACCGGGTCAGCCAGGACAACCAGGGCAACCAGGACAACAAGGCTATCCAGGACAAGGTGGACCACAACAGGGCGGTCAGCCTATTAATCCTAGTCAACCTGGTTACCCAGGCCAGTCAGGACAACCAGGTTACCCTGGACAACCGGTTCAGCCAGGACAACCAGGGCAGCCCGGAACACCAGGGGAACCGGGACAGCCCGGTACACCAGGACAACCTGGCTATCCAGGACAAGGTGGACCACAACAGGGCGGTCAGCCTATGAATCCTAGTCAACCCGAATACCCAAGCCAGCCAGGACAACCAGGACAGCCAGGAACACCGGGACAAGCAGGACACCCAGGACAACCTGGACACCCAGGCGCACCAGGACAACCAGGTTACCCAGGACAACCCGGACAGCCGGGCGCACCAGGACAAGCAGGTTACCCAGGACAAGGTGGACCGCAACAGGGCGGTCAGCCTATAAATCCTAGTCAACCAGGACATCCAGGGCAGCCAGGACAGCCGGGTCAACCAGGGCAGCCAGGAAAACCCGGGCAACCTGGTACACCAGGGCAGCCTGGAGCTCCAGGGCAACCTGGAACACCAGGACAACCAGGCTATCCAGGACAAAATGGACCACAACAAGGCGGTCAGCCTATTAAACCTGATCAACCCGGATACCCAGGCCAACCGGGAGCACCAGGGCAGCCTGGAACACCAGGACAACCCGGACAGCCAGGAACACCAGGACAACCCGGATATCCAGGACAAGGCGGACCACAACAGGGCGGTCAGCCTATCAATCCCGATCAGCCCGGACAGCCAGGTCCACCAGGATATCCAGGGCAAGGCGGACAACCCATAAATCCTAGTCAATCAGGCTACCCGGGACAACCAGGACAAG gaGGCGATTCCGTCTCGTCGGGAACTGGTGTGCAGCCACCGACATATGTTCCATCAACTCAAATGCCACCTTTCCCAATTTATGTCATACCTTTTCCATTGCCTATCGTACCAAGTCCAGGATCATGTCCCTGCTATTTATTAAATCCTGGAAATAACGGTACAGCAACGAACGAAATGCAAGCATCCTCACATCCCGCAAATGGACAGAGTCAAGGATATGCTCCGTACGGTATTATAGGATTCATACCTGTTGTTTTCGTTCCCTATTGTCCAGGAAATGGGAGTGCGATGAACACTGCACAACAAAACTTCCCTCAAGCAGTACCGGTGCAATACAATTGTGCCCAATGTCAGGCCAATCGAGATGTCTACAGATTCGCAGGCCGACACAATGGCGCCAGAGCGTTCAAAGAGCTTAAAGAACTTAAATCGCTGGACGAACTTAACGATCTCATTCGAAATAGAATAAAACCTACCAAGAGGACATTACGTCAAATTGCAGCACATCCAAAAATACTTGAAACAAAACACTAG